In Aythya fuligula isolate bAytFul2 chromosome 25, bAytFul2.pri, whole genome shotgun sequence, a single genomic region encodes these proteins:
- the PLEKHA6 gene encoding pleckstrin homology domain-containing family A member 6 isoform X8, with amino-acid sequence MSSKAGGKRPATSSSSEPSNHAMVTEVPPERPGGRASRPSRKGIAFGKRSNSMKRNPNAAVTKSGWLYKQASSGVKQWNKRWFVLVDRCLFYYKDEKEESILGSIPLLSFRVAAVQPSDNISRKHTFKAEHAGIRTYFFSAENTEEQESWIQAMGEAARVQIPPTQRHEKTDSENIPPSKHHHHRNAVHREHPKADPDAKTRGEGDGRGSEKMERKPERMESKKEPLAKANGIAGQEMPSEPGSPYPEGPRVPPSAERPTQPNGWPYSSPSRPGSTAYPPPDGESAAHRRSFAPRTNPEKIAQRKSSMTQLQQWVNLRRGNVPPEELRSPTRFYPVSRRVPDYYSPYSPQYPEDYQYYPPGVRPDSICSMPAYERVSPPWALDDKRPSFRNGGPYQLREWKEHPAFGRQDVPLWLAGPGRQPAYFDEVDAASGSLRRMSLQPRSRSVPRSPSQGSYTRARVYSPVRSPSARFERLPPRGEEIYADPAAFMMRRSISSPKYDYLGDRRPVPAGMFPYHYPASPTVHDKMDELLDLQLQRNLEYLDQQMSESETLISMVNRMVETSSPRAQLYMQVTPFSEAYREPLHAYKISEQDTDKLLGKLCEQNKVLREQERLVQQLRAEKESLESALMGTHQELEMFGSQPAYPEKLLHKKESLQNQLINIRVELSQASTALANSTAEYESLESEVSALHDDLWEQLNLDIQNEMVNRQIQKEIWRIQDVMEGLRKNNPSRGTDTAKHRAQAELRAEQEGDAASGCPHCPHRGATGQAGAGGREASGSQQSGHRAPPNQVSAGGRGGARGQHAEEERRRHGQRAGIQGEAEERHVCQRDEGEDERGGADRPHEAPPERLHEGEAAQPAAAGQPAARHPRHEGTRLLQGGAPAPQHPRGGHLGPGGSTALRRPRQGPRDTPGGDRPAAQDGAGAAALRRGYQQGAIHARQSPHPRAVHRAGARHAAQPRRDEGEAEEGGKDKNPHCQVQPAERHPPGRGGGGHPPGPRNAAAGAGEEDRDLVRAGC; translated from the exons ATGTCAAGCAAAGCAGGCGGCAAGCGCCCGGcgaccagcagcagcagcgagcccTCCAACCACGCCATGGTGACGGAGGTGCCCCCGGAGCGCCCCGGAGGCCGG GCATCGCGCCCCTCCCGCAAGGGCATCGCCTTCGGGAAGCGCTCCAACTCCATGAAGAGGAACCCCAACGCTGCCGTGACCAAAAGTGGCTGGCTCTACAAGCAG GCCAGCTCAGGGGTGAAGCAGTGGAACAAGCGCTGGTTCGTGCTGGTGGATCGCTGCCTCTTCTACTACAAAG ACGAGAAGGAGGAGAGCATCCTGGGCAGCATCCCCCTCCTCAGCTTCCGCGTGGCGGCCGTGCAGCCCTCCGACAACATCAGCAGGAAGCACACCTTTAAG GCCGAGCACGCCGGCATCCGGACCTATTTCTTCAGCGCCGAGAACACGGAGGAGCAGGAATCCTGGATCCAAGCCATGGGCGAAGCCGCCCGGGTGCAGATCCCCCCCACCCAGAG GCATGAGAAAACAGACTCGGAAAACATCCCTCCCAGcaagcaccaccaccaccgcaaCGCCGTGCACCGCGAGCACCCCAAGGCCGACCCCGACGCCAAGACCCGGGGTGAAGGCGACGGCCGGGGCTCGGAGAAGATGGAGAGGAAACCGGAGAGGATGGAGAGCAAGAAGGAACCCTTGGCCAAAGCCAACGGCATCGCGGGGCAGGAGATGCCCTCGGAGCCCGGCAGCCCTTACCCCGAGGGACCCCGGGTGCCACCGAGCGCGGAGAGGCCGACGCAGCCCAACGGGTGGCCCTACTCTTCCCCCAGCCGCCCCGGCAGCACCGCCTACCCCCCGCCCGATGGGGAGAGCGCTGCCCACCGCCGCAGCTTTGCCCCCCGCACCAACCCCGAGAAGATCGCCCAGCGCAAGAGCTCCATGacgcagctgcagcagtgggtgAACCTGCGCCGGGGCAACGTGCCCCCCGAGGAGCTGCGGAG ccccaccaggTTTTACCCCGTCTCTCGCCGGGTGCCCGACTACTACTCGCCCTACTCGCCCCAGTACCCCGAGGACTACCAGTACTACCCGCCCGGCGTGCGCCCCGACAGCATCTGCTCCATGCCCGCCTACGAGCGCGTGAGCCCGCCCTGGGCGCTGGACGACAAGCGCCCCTCTTTCCGCAACGGGGGCCCCTACCAGCTCCGGGAGTGGAAGGAGCACCCCGCTTTCGGCCGCCAGGATGTCCCGCTCTGGCTCGCCGGCCCCGGCAGGCAGCCGGCTTATTTCGACGAGGTGGACGCCGCCTCGGGGTCCCTGCGGCGCATGTCGCTGCAGCCCCGCTCCCGCTCCGTGCCGCGCTCGCCCAGCCAGGGCTCCTACACCCGGGCTCGCGTCTACTCCCCCGTCCGCTCGCCCAGCGCCCGCTTCGAGCGGCTGCCGCCCCGGGGAGAGGAGATTTACGCCGACCCCGCCGCCTTCATGATGAGGAGGTCCATCAGTTCGCCCAAG TACGACTACCTGGGCGACAGGCGGCCCGTCCCCGCGGGGATGTTCCCGTACCACTACCCAGCATCTCCCACGGTCCATGACAAAATG GATGAACTTTTAGACCTGCAGTTGCAAAGAAACCTAGAGTATTTGGACCAGCAG ATGAGCGAGAGCGAAACCCTGATCAGTATGGTGAACAGGATGGTGGAGACCTCCTCCCCTAGGGCTCAGCTCTACATGCAA GTGACGCCCTTCTCCGAAGCCTACAGGGAGCCTCTGCACGCCTACAAGATAAGCGAGCAAGACACCGAT aagctgctgggGAAGCTGTGCGAGCAGAACAAGGTGCTGCGGGAGCAGGAGAGGCTGGTGCAGCAGCTCCGAGCGGAGAAG GAGAGCCTGGAGAGCGCCCTGATGGGGACGCACCAGGAGCTGGAGATGTTCGGCAGCCAGCCAGCTTATCCGGAGAAGCTGCTGCACAAGAAGGAATCGCTGCAGAACCAGCTCATCAACATCCGCGTCGAGCTCTCGCAGGCCAGCACG GCTTTGGCCAACAGCACCGCTGAGTACGAGAGCCTGGAGAGCGAGGTGTCCGCCCTGCACGACGACCTCTGGGAGCAGCTGAACCTCGACATCCAG AACGAAATGGTCAACAGGCAGATCCAGAAGGAGATCTGGCGGATCCAGGACGTGATGGAGGGGCTGAGGAAGAACAACCCGTCCCGCGGCACCGACACCGCCAAGCACAGAG CCCAAGCCGAGCTTCGAGCAGAGCAAGAAGGAGACGCAGCGAGCGGCTGCCCCCACTGCCCCCACCGAGGGGCCAccgggcaggcaggagcaggaggcagagaagcAAGCGGCTCTCAACAAAG TGGGCATCGTGCCCCCCCGAACCAAGTCTCCGCCGGAGGACGAGGTGGTGCCCGCGGGCAGCATGCTGAGGAGGAGCGCCGGCGGCATGGCCAACGGGCTGGGATCCAAG GAGAGGCCGAAGAGCGCCATGTTTGCCAACGAGACGAAGGTGAAGATGAGCGTGGAGGAGCAGATCGACCGCATGAAGCGCCACCAGAGCGGCTCCATGAAGGAGAAGCGGcgcagcctgcagctgctgggcagccagcagcccgaCACCCCCGGCACGAAGGCACCCGCCTCCTACAAGGTG GTGCGCCGGCACCGCAGCATCCACGAGGTGGACATCTCGGACCTGGAGGCAGCACTGCGCTCCGACGACCCCGGCAAGGTCCACGAGACACCCCGGGAGGAGATCGCCCGGCTGCGCAAGATGGAGCTGGAGCCGCAGCACTACGACGTGGATATCAACAAGGAG ctATCCACGCCAGACAAAGTCCTCATCCCCGAGCGGTACATCGAGCTGGAGCCCGACATGCCGCTCAGCCCCGAAGAGatgaaggagaagcagaagaaggtGGAAAGGATAAAAACCCTCATTGCCAAGTCCAG CCTGCAGAACGTCATCCCCCTGGGCGAGGGGGAGGTGGACACCCCCCAGGACCCCGAAAcgcagctgcaggagcaggagaagagGATAGAGATCTCGTGCGCGCTGGCTGCTGA
- the PLEKHA6 gene encoding pleckstrin homology domain-containing family A member 6 isoform X6, which produces MSSKAGGKRPATSSSSEPSNHAMVTEVPPERPGGRASRPSRKGIAFGKRSNSMKRNPNAAVTKSGWLYKQASSGVKQWNKRWFVLVDRCLFYYKDEKEESILGSIPLLSFRVAAVQPSDNISRKHTFKAEHAGIRTYFFSAENTEEQESWIQAMGEAARVQIPPTQRHEKTDSENIPPSKHHHHRNAVHREHPKADPDAKTRGEGDGRGSEKMERKPERMESKKEPLAKANGIAGQEMPSEPGSPYPEGPRVPPSAERPTQPNGWPYSSPSRPGSTAYPPPDGESAAHRRSFAPRTNPEKIAQRKSSMTQLQQWVNLRRGNVPPEELRSPTRFYPVSRRVPDYYSPYSPQYPEDYQYYPPGVRPDSICSMPAYERVSPPWALDDKRPSFRNGGPYQLREWKEHPAFGRQDVPLWLAGPGRQPAYFDEVDAASGSLRRMSLQPRSRSVPRSPSQGSYTRARVYSPVRSPSARFERLPPRGEEIYADPAAFMMRRSISSPKYDYLGDRRPVPAGMFPYHYPASPTVHDKMDELLDLQLQRNLEYLDQQKLLGKLCEQNKVLREQERLVQQLRAEKESLESALMGTHQELEMFGSQPAYPEKLLHKKESLQNQLINIRVELSQASTALANSTAEYESLESEVSALHDDLWEQLNLDIQNEMVNRQIQKEIWRIQDVMEGLRKNNPSRGTDTAKHRVAIGPSGTYSSNSPASPLSSASLTSPLSPFSLVSGSQGSPTKPGPSEEPGPPRPPLPKSYVPLEPPPTVPPLPSESRPWPYPTSPSWQRGGEAQRGQPKPSFEQSKKETQRAAAPTAPTEGPPGRQEQEAEKQAALNKVGIVPPRTKSPPEDEVVPAGSMLRRSAGGMANGLGSKERPKSAMFANETKVKMSVEEQIDRMKRHQSGSMKEKRRSLQLLGSQQPDTPGTKAPASYKVVRRHRSIHEVDISDLEAALRSDDPGKVHETPREEIARLRKMELEPQHYDVDINKELSTPDKVLIPERYIELEPDMPLSPEEMKEKQKKVERIKTLIAKSSLQNVIPLGEGEVDTPQDPETQLQEQEKRIEISCALAAEASRRGRMLSAQCATPSPPTSPASPTPPTNPLSSEPSRVADSSHCMRV; this is translated from the exons ATGTCAAGCAAAGCAGGCGGCAAGCGCCCGGcgaccagcagcagcagcgagcccTCCAACCACGCCATGGTGACGGAGGTGCCCCCGGAGCGCCCCGGAGGCCGG GCATCGCGCCCCTCCCGCAAGGGCATCGCCTTCGGGAAGCGCTCCAACTCCATGAAGAGGAACCCCAACGCTGCCGTGACCAAAAGTGGCTGGCTCTACAAGCAG GCCAGCTCAGGGGTGAAGCAGTGGAACAAGCGCTGGTTCGTGCTGGTGGATCGCTGCCTCTTCTACTACAAAG ACGAGAAGGAGGAGAGCATCCTGGGCAGCATCCCCCTCCTCAGCTTCCGCGTGGCGGCCGTGCAGCCCTCCGACAACATCAGCAGGAAGCACACCTTTAAG GCCGAGCACGCCGGCATCCGGACCTATTTCTTCAGCGCCGAGAACACGGAGGAGCAGGAATCCTGGATCCAAGCCATGGGCGAAGCCGCCCGGGTGCAGATCCCCCCCACCCAGAG GCATGAGAAAACAGACTCGGAAAACATCCCTCCCAGcaagcaccaccaccaccgcaaCGCCGTGCACCGCGAGCACCCCAAGGCCGACCCCGACGCCAAGACCCGGGGTGAAGGCGACGGCCGGGGCTCGGAGAAGATGGAGAGGAAACCGGAGAGGATGGAGAGCAAGAAGGAACCCTTGGCCAAAGCCAACGGCATCGCGGGGCAGGAGATGCCCTCGGAGCCCGGCAGCCCTTACCCCGAGGGACCCCGGGTGCCACCGAGCGCGGAGAGGCCGACGCAGCCCAACGGGTGGCCCTACTCTTCCCCCAGCCGCCCCGGCAGCACCGCCTACCCCCCGCCCGATGGGGAGAGCGCTGCCCACCGCCGCAGCTTTGCCCCCCGCACCAACCCCGAGAAGATCGCCCAGCGCAAGAGCTCCATGacgcagctgcagcagtgggtgAACCTGCGCCGGGGCAACGTGCCCCCCGAGGAGCTGCGGAG ccccaccaggTTTTACCCCGTCTCTCGCCGGGTGCCCGACTACTACTCGCCCTACTCGCCCCAGTACCCCGAGGACTACCAGTACTACCCGCCCGGCGTGCGCCCCGACAGCATCTGCTCCATGCCCGCCTACGAGCGCGTGAGCCCGCCCTGGGCGCTGGACGACAAGCGCCCCTCTTTCCGCAACGGGGGCCCCTACCAGCTCCGGGAGTGGAAGGAGCACCCCGCTTTCGGCCGCCAGGATGTCCCGCTCTGGCTCGCCGGCCCCGGCAGGCAGCCGGCTTATTTCGACGAGGTGGACGCCGCCTCGGGGTCCCTGCGGCGCATGTCGCTGCAGCCCCGCTCCCGCTCCGTGCCGCGCTCGCCCAGCCAGGGCTCCTACACCCGGGCTCGCGTCTACTCCCCCGTCCGCTCGCCCAGCGCCCGCTTCGAGCGGCTGCCGCCCCGGGGAGAGGAGATTTACGCCGACCCCGCCGCCTTCATGATGAGGAGGTCCATCAGTTCGCCCAAG TACGACTACCTGGGCGACAGGCGGCCCGTCCCCGCGGGGATGTTCCCGTACCACTACCCAGCATCTCCCACGGTCCATGACAAAATG GATGAACTTTTAGACCTGCAGTTGCAAAGAAACCTAGAGTATTTGGACCAGCAG aagctgctgggGAAGCTGTGCGAGCAGAACAAGGTGCTGCGGGAGCAGGAGAGGCTGGTGCAGCAGCTCCGAGCGGAGAAG GAGAGCCTGGAGAGCGCCCTGATGGGGACGCACCAGGAGCTGGAGATGTTCGGCAGCCAGCCAGCTTATCCGGAGAAGCTGCTGCACAAGAAGGAATCGCTGCAGAACCAGCTCATCAACATCCGCGTCGAGCTCTCGCAGGCCAGCACG GCTTTGGCCAACAGCACCGCTGAGTACGAGAGCCTGGAGAGCGAGGTGTCCGCCCTGCACGACGACCTCTGGGAGCAGCTGAACCTCGACATCCAG AACGAAATGGTCAACAGGCAGATCCAGAAGGAGATCTGGCGGATCCAGGACGTGATGGAGGGGCTGAGGAAGAACAACCCGTCCCGCGGCACCGACACCGCCAAGCACAGAG tggcCATCGGCCCCTCGGGCACGTACAGCTCCAACAGCCCCGCCAGCCCCCTGAGCTCGGCCAGCCTCAccagccccctcagccccttctCCCTCGTCTCCGGCTCCCAGGGCTCGCCCACCAAGCCGGGTCCCAGCGAG GAACCCGGCCCGCCTCGACCTCCCCTCCCCAAGTCGTACGTCCCCCTGGAGCCTCCTCCGACCGTCCCTCCGCTCCCTAGCGAGAGCCGCCCCTGGCCGTACCCCACCTCCCCTTCCTGGCAGCGAGGCGGCGAGGCGCAGAGGGGACAG CCCAAGCCGAGCTTCGAGCAGAGCAAGAAGGAGACGCAGCGAGCGGCTGCCCCCACTGCCCCCACCGAGGGGCCAccgggcaggcaggagcaggaggcagagaagcAAGCGGCTCTCAACAAAG TGGGCATCGTGCCCCCCCGAACCAAGTCTCCGCCGGAGGACGAGGTGGTGCCCGCGGGCAGCATGCTGAGGAGGAGCGCCGGCGGCATGGCCAACGGGCTGGGATCCAAG GAGAGGCCGAAGAGCGCCATGTTTGCCAACGAGACGAAGGTGAAGATGAGCGTGGAGGAGCAGATCGACCGCATGAAGCGCCACCAGAGCGGCTCCATGAAGGAGAAGCGGcgcagcctgcagctgctgggcagccagcagcccgaCACCCCCGGCACGAAGGCACCCGCCTCCTACAAGGTG GTGCGCCGGCACCGCAGCATCCACGAGGTGGACATCTCGGACCTGGAGGCAGCACTGCGCTCCGACGACCCCGGCAAGGTCCACGAGACACCCCGGGAGGAGATCGCCCGGCTGCGCAAGATGGAGCTGGAGCCGCAGCACTACGACGTGGATATCAACAAGGAG ctATCCACGCCAGACAAAGTCCTCATCCCCGAGCGGTACATCGAGCTGGAGCCCGACATGCCGCTCAGCCCCGAAGAGatgaaggagaagcagaagaaggtGGAAAGGATAAAAACCCTCATTGCCAAGTCCAG CCTGCAGAACGTCATCCCCCTGGGCGAGGGGGAGGTGGACACCCCCCAGGACCCCGAAAcgcagctgcaggagcaggagaagagGATAGAGATCTCGTGCGCGCTGGCTGCTGAGGCGTCCCGCCGGGGCCGCATGCTCTCGG CTCAATGCGCTACCCCAAgccctcccacctccccagcctccccgACTCCACCGACCAACCCCCTCTCGTCTGAACCATCCCGGGTCGCCGACAGCAGCCATTGTATGCGTGTCTGA